TTTTGCCGCCGAGGGATGCCGGGTGGCTGGTGTGGATATCAACAAGACGGGGCTCGATACGATTGAAAATGATCTCGGCGATGCGTTTTTCGGAGTCGAGGCCGATCTAAGCCGAGCCGATGAGAACAGCCGAATTTTTGATGAGGCCGTCTCGCGGTTCGGGGGGGTTGATATCCTGGTGAATTGTGCGGTTGTGCGCTCGAACGTA
Above is a genomic segment from Nitrospinaceae bacterium containing:
- a CDS encoding SDR family NAD(P)-dependent oxidoreductase, producing the protein MELEGKVALITGAAQGIGEGLARRFAAEGCRVAGVDINKTGLDTIENDLGDAFFGVEADLSRADENSRIFDEAVSRFGGVDILVNCAVVRSNV